Below is a window of Oncorhynchus clarkii lewisi isolate Uvic-CL-2024 chromosome 19, UVic_Ocla_1.0, whole genome shotgun sequence DNA.
AAGTTAATGCTTGAAAGACCCTGTTCTTTTTTCGAGCCCcatacctcctcccctccccgtTCCAAACTGCCCAGGCATGGGTAGAGAATCAGAGACAGAGCTGCCTCATCAACATACACTCTACTTTCCCAGGATTCTGTTTTCAACAAGGAAGTCATTCACAGCAGGAAATAAGGGTCAAAGTTGGAGCATGACTTTTCCAAAAATGAGGAAGTTCAGACTACCTGCATAACATGGAGATGTTTCCTTCTCTCCCGTCTCAGTGTGTGGATATGTAAATATATCAGTGATGAGGGGTTTAAAGCCCTCCCTACattcctcctactcctcttttCTTGCTCGTTTGCTTTAATGAGGCAGCAGCCACAACAGTCTGTGTCTGTGAATCTGTCACTTCAGCAAATGCTTCATTAGAGGGCATGTCTCACTGACAGTACACCAGCCATCACAGCACTGACTGGGGACTGAGCTCTGTGTATCAGCCTCAGAGGAGAACAGCTCCAACAAACACACTCCACTTCGTCTCCAGGAATAAAGCAATTCAAGCGCCCTGAAATGAATTTAAGATTAAGTTGTTCCGTCTTTCATATTGGTTTCATTGTATTTCTATCACAGTGAAAGGCTGCTGTTCTTACTGCTCCTCTGTCACTGTCTGGTTGTGGAGGACCTGCGAGATGCTACCTTCACGTGAATCAGTGCTAGGTTGCTGCTGGGCTATAAAAGCCTTTATCCCGTAATTACCAGAGATATCTATGAAAGTGAgcagggggagcagagagaggaaagatggagAGCATTCAGGAGAGCCTGTCACACAGAGCATGCAGGAGAGGCTGTCATCTCCTCACAATTCATTTAAATACATTATTACTAAGAATGGATGAATCCCACTCTCCATATCGCTGGATATGTTTGAAACTAAGAAGAATCAGGGCAGAAGACAAGGTAGTGACCTTACTGGTTGTGACAGATGGCATTAAGTGTGGTTCACAGCCTTCTAAAGCTCATAATAAAAAGTACTGGTATAGTTGATCTGAAGAAGGCAATATATTCTCAGGCCTTTGTGAGCAGATCTACTGAGCAGTTAGTTAAACATATAAACATGaacctgctgtctgtgtgccgCGTGCAGAAGAGATATGATAGGAGGATCTGAAGGCCCTGCCTGTATGGAGAGAGAAACTTCAGAAGCTCTGCCAGGAGCCAATGTCCAATGTGAACCTGATCGACTTCTCTGGCAATTGATATCTGAAATATCAATTTATAGCCATCTCAATCATTTTCATGTTTTGAACATACCATGTGCTTAGGAGTTTATAAGACAATCTGAGCTGATAGGCACCAATAACAAGAAGCTATTGGTCTTTTTATAATATTTTATTAAAAAAGAAAAAGAGCCTGTACATTAAGCGGATACAgtgccctcagaaagtattcataccccttgacttgttccacattttgttgtgtttcagcctgaattcaaaattgattaaatatatgttttctctcacccatctacacacaataccccataacatttagaaatgtttgaaaatgtattgaaaattaaatacagaaatatcttatttacagaagtatttaCAGCCCTGaggcaatactttgtagaagcatatttggaagtgattacagctgtgagtctttctgggtaagtctctaagagctttccacacccaTTATTCTTCtcaaaattcttcaagttctgtcaaattggttattgatcattgcttTGACAACCATTTTCATCTCTTGTCATAGATTTCCAAGTAGATTTTAGTGAAAACTGTAACTCGACCACTCAGgaactgtcttcttggtaatcaagtgcagtgtagatttggccttgtgtttaggtcattgtcctgctgaaaggtgaattcatctcccagtgtctggtgaaaagcagactgattcaggttttcctctaggattctcCTGTGCTTTGctcaattccatttactttttatcctggaaaactccccagtccttaacaattgcaagcatacccataacatgatgcagccaccacttgaaaatatggagcgtGGTAGTCAGTTGTGTGTtgcattggatttgccccaaacataacacgttgtattcaggacaaaaagtgaattgctttgacacatgcttttgcagtattactttagtgccctgttgcaaacaggatgcatgttttggaatatttgtattattttaactctgtcaattagattagtattgtggagtaactaaaacGTTGTTGATccttcctcagttttctcctatcacggccattaaactttgtaacggttttaaagtcactattggcctcatgatgaaatccctaagctgtttccttcctctctgacaactgagttaggaaggacatctgtatctttatagtggctgggtgtattgatacaccatccaaagtctaATGAATAACTTCATTATCACAGGGATATTCACCCATCTACCTTCTTTTCGAGCAATTGGAaagcctccctggtctttgtggttgaatctgtgtttgaaattcagtgcTCGACAGAGGgaacttacagataattgtatgtgtgaggtacagataTTAGGTAGtctttaaaaaaatcatgttaaacactattattgcacaaagaGTGAGAGCATGCAACCTATTTTGTGACTTGTTTAAGCAcacttttactcctgaacttatttaggcttgccataacaaaggggttgaatacttattgactcaagacatttcagcttttcattttcaattcatttgtaaatttaaaaaaataaaaaaacataattccactttgacattatggagtattgtgtgtaggctcgtgacaaaaacatctaaatgtaattatattcAGGGTGCAACACGAAATGTGGGAAAAAAACACTTTCTAAAGGAACTGTATTTCCCAACCCATTCCTGTACATAATACTATATAAGAAGTAAAATGTAAATACTATACTGATACACCTCTGAGTAAATTCAATAAATACATATAAGATTGAGCCAAACTGGCCCATTCAATATTTATATTCACAGAATACAGTCCGTGTAGCAGGTTCAAGGTTGAGCTTACGTGGTCTAGGCTAGTatttcccaactccggtccttcAGTGCCCCCAACAGCACATATTTTTGTTGTAGCCTCGGATAAAAACAACTGATACAATTTGGCAAGTGCTAGATGATTAGATGTGCTTGTCCGGGGCCACAACAAAAATATGTACTGTGGGGGTATTGGAGGACCAAAGTTGAGAAACACTGGTCTAGGGGCATGTGACGGGCAAGACTGGGCGTGGCAAGGAATTCAAGAAAGTAAATAACACTTTCCAACTTTCTGCTCACCAAACTCAGCAGTAAATGTTCTATTTTCACTCCCCAGTAGTTCCTGGGGAAAGTGACAGAACTGTGATAGTTTCTCTCAGTCCTAGTTACACATCCTGTTCTCCTGATTTTGGACTTCCTGGTCTGTAAGTCAGCACCAGAGTCATCTCGCCACGCTTCCCAGATGGGACATGTAGAAGCGTGTGAGAATGGGGGTTGGTGATGGGACAGGGCAGTGGAGGATCATGGGATCATGCCATAGGGATTGAGACTGTGCCATTGGCTCGGCTGCGGCTGCGCGTGTGGATGCTGGACTCGGTCAGCTCCTCGCCATGCTCCTCAGACTTCTTGTCTGCGAAGGCGGCGAGGAAGCGCAGAGTGACGGAGTCCCACTCCTcaggaagcagcagcagcaggaagcCCAGGCAGATGATGCAGGTGGCAGCCAGACGCACCACACTGAAGATAACCTCATGTTTCAACACATCTACCGCTacggatgggagggagagggggggagaggggagagggggggaggagagggaggaaaggaggggaaggaggtagggggtacagagagagagatgttttgaTTAATTAAGTAGAAGTGAGGTAtaagaagagagagcgagaagaagaTGTTCTGATTAATTACATAAAGTAACAAACCACAGGACACAGGTGGGGGGACAAACTGAACTGCAGGGGGAGATAAAAGTAGCTAACAATGCGGCTTACAATCAGCACAAGATTGCAAACGTTTCCTCTCTGCTCTATTGGCCTACAGTCTTAGAAAAGaatgtgctatctagaaccaaacagggttcttcagctgtccctgtAGGATCAGTTGTagatagaactcttttgggttccatgtagaaccctttccacagagggttctaaatggaacccaaaagagttctacctgaaaccaaaaagggttctacctggaacaaaaaagggttctcctatggggacagccacagaaaccttttttctaagagtgtagacccCTGCCCCGCATAGCTGTCGTAACCCACTGACCTTCATACAGGCCTCTGTGGTTGAGGAAAATAACTAGTCTGCAGGCATTTATTGTTGCCTTAGAAACCTAATCCACCTTAGTGAGGGATAGTTGCTGCGTCTGTGTGAAGGCACATTGATGATTGGGTTTCCGAGGTGAGAGAGTCAGACTTGCTGTGTAATCTGTTTGCTGTGGGGGCCTAAAGTGCTGACCTCTGGATACAATACCTCTGCATGCACTAGAATAAATAGGCCTAAACACAGATTTCAGAGATGATACAGACATTGAACATTTGCACATTATAAAGATGAAGAAAAGAGCCAGTCTGTTTATTAACAAAAGTCAATGTCAGTTTAAACTTTACTTCACCCACACACGGAtgcacgtacacacgcacacacacacacacacagacacatacctgCATTGCCGGGCACACTGAGCAGTGTCCCTATAGAGATGAGGATGGGGTAGGTAAGCACCACACCAACATTAACCAGGATATTGAACACTGGAAGAGAAATGAGAATGTTAACCAAAATATCTTTCCTGTACGCGTGTGTGTGTCCCATAGTTGTGTCCACtcacccagccagagcccagccaGGCCACACAGGTATCCCCAGGGCAGTGAGGACAGAGAGCCCCAGTGCTCCACTTTGGTGAAGTAGAGGATGAGGGGGATGAAGGAGATGAAGATGAGATTGAAGACACCCATGGTGGAGAGGAAGTGAGCCACCTCACCCAGGCTGGCACTGCCCAGGAACATCTTAAACAGcacctgcagcagaggaaacaATGTCCAGGTATGTTATACTGATGGCACTTTTTGTAAAACTAATTGAGAATACTAAGTATTTCAGTAAACAGACACATGCTTATTAAACAAACCTTGTAGAGAGCCGATGTGGAGGCAGAGCCCACAGCCAAGGCCACACCTATGATGGAGTCCCCATGGAAACCATCTGCGTATGCCATCATGACAATGCCTGTGATGGCCATTATGGCTGCCACAATCTGCAGGTAGGGATGAGGGAAGTAAACCAATCAACCTTAATACTTGTGCCTACTGTCCCACTCCCCTGTATGATTTGTTAGATAGCTGTGTGACCAAGCCCAAGgaagtaatagtagtggtagagtactGACCCGTACACCCATGAAGCGGTCCTTCAGGACGATCCATGACAGCAGGAAGACGAAGGCCTTGTGGCAGCAGTAGAGGGCTGAGACGTCAGTGGCGGTCAGCTTCCTCAGGGCCAGCAGGTACAGGTAGTTAGTCAGGGTCCACAGGATGGAGAAGGGGGCGGTCCTCTTCAGGAACAGCTTGAGTGTCATCCCATCTTCCCCGAAAAGCCTGCTGCATTCTCTGACGAATAGAATTACAGAAAGGAAATGAGGGATAAAGGAATGGGAGAGGCTATTTACTTCTCAAAATTGTTGTTTTTGGTAAGAGCACTTATCAAAGGAATTAGTTCTAGGTCTATTCCCATGAGGAAATGTAAGAGTGGGAATCCAAAAACTTTGGATGGAAGTCAAAACTGTTCGGGTAAATTTGataatttttgtttgtttttccggCTGAGAGGCAACGCTTCATTGAAATATGCAGACATCACAGTTACTACAATGGCCATTTCTCCTGGTTGCGGTCAATATTCCCATTCACACGCCTGAGTGCCAATGGTAATTAGAGGAGTGATGTGTCATATAAACAGCGTCTCACTGAGCACTGGAGGAGATTAAAGCCACTGAATAGTGAACAAACAGCATCGTACAAATCTGATAACTACTGTAGCTCCGGTAAACACTTTCGGGTGTCACCACTGATTCAATACACTCCATATAGTCTATGGAGCATATGGCTTCTCAAAGAGAAATACATGTATTATCCCTTCCCCACTGTCATAAGAAATCACCTGAATTTCTGTATAGGCGTTTGCTTGTCCCGGGTGGTGACCACATGGCCTCCGtagtagagagggaagaggaggatgttccAGTTGGTGCTGAACCAGGAGACGAAGAAGGGACAGGAGAAGGACTTGAAGGTGAGCTGGACCAGCTGAGTGGTGCCCACCCAGGAGGAGGACACACATAGGACCAATAGGAGGCCCCCCAGCACCTTCAGCACTGTGTTAGCACACGTCTGGTACGATGTCCCCTCTCCACTGGCCTCGCTGCCTGGGGTGTCTGCACGAGACTCAGAACCCTCCTCTCCTGTGGGGGGAAAGCACATGCTgttgaactatgtagggaatagggttacaCCTATGGGCGTAGGTGTGTCTGAAGAGTAAACacttcagcaccacggacagtggaactggcttcagtACAACGGACAGTGGAACTCGCTTCAGCACCAACAACAGTTGAATGGCTTTAGAACCATGGACAGTTTGTGGTTGTTGATGACAGTACACAACTAGTACATGTGTACCACTTGAGTAGCCATTGGCATGAGAGATTAATGACATGCAATTGTGTAATTCAGCAGTGGCTGACCCTCTTTCCATCAACAGACAATCAATTTGAATGTTCAGTTTTCACAATAAAACACTTAGCACTTCAGAATACAGGTGATGTGGGATAGTTTtcacaaatacatttaaagtggATTGTTCCATTGTTCTCAATGGGTTCCATGCTCCATTCTTTGACACTATCCTGGCTGCCTCGCTGAGGTAAGTAAGCAAGAATTGATCATTCATCCTTAGTGAGCAGTAAATCCCCCAGATTGAATAACCTTAGCATAGTGGTTGCTGGTTGCCGATGTCAGAAATAGCACCATGAAGTCATGTGGATACAGTCCTAACATAGTCATGTAGTCATATGCGTACAGAAACCTGATGTCCCAAAACAACTATCCACAATATGTATGTGTCAGTCCAATCACGTGACATCCATCCACCTCTCTAAAGAAACTACAGGATTACAAGAGGTCTGACTATTGAGGAATGAGACTTTTCAAAAACACCTTTACAGCACTGAGCAAGATCTTCCACTAGGACTTTCCCTTGTGGACATAGCAGGGCAACTACGGCAGACTGCTGACATCTTTACAACCGCAAGAAAACATTGTTAAAAGGTTAGCAGACTGGCCTTTTTGTTTTTGCTTGCGACTGTAAAGAGAATAGATTAGCAAAGCTCTGAGTGTGCATTTATGTGTTCAGTGGCTTCAGTGCAAACTGAGTGGTATTTGGACTGGTGCAGTGTGCGCAGGGAGACTGGGAGCAAGGAGAACCCTAAAACTAACTGTGAGCACACACATCACACCCACTACAACAGACAACCAGGAATTGAGAACAGAAATGTAAGGAATTATATTGAATGCCTTAATGGATGATTGTGGGACTGAATGCCTTATGGGCCATTGCTTActtgctgtagtgtgtgtgtgtgtcactgagaTGATGTGAGGGTGTTTCCGGAGAGAGCTAGGATCCGTTATATAACCCTCCAGAGCATGATCAATTTACACCAGGGCAGGAATAAAATATGACATGTGCTGGGTGTTTGCTGCTCGCTTTCAGCTTGCTGGTTCAGCACTATGGGCTCAGCCCAGCCATTTCCACCATGGctatagacattacattacaatagAGCAGGAAGCAGCAGCCTCTCTCACTCTTTGAGGAGGAGCATTATCAGTGCTCAAAGCAATATGAGTACAATCAGTGCCTCAAAGTTATCCAATAAACCCCCTAACGTGCACCACTAGGCATCGACCCCCTGCTCCCAGAGAGAAAACAAACTGTTGGTTCAGAGcagtctacccccccccccaaaaacaaaATCTAATCAAAACTATAAAAGTGGCACTAAGATTCATACCTTGACTCTTCCCCCTAGGTTCTCTAAAACAGAAAGCAGAGTGTAATGGAATATGTATGAGATGGAACTCTTTCAAATCCATTTGATTGAAAGAGAACAAGGGTAACATTAATTGCTGGCTTAAAATGTCATAGATGCTTAAGAGTGTGTGTGCTGGGTTCTGTAAAACTTGAACGCCTTAGAAGTAAGAGAAAAGACTTCAGCAGCACATCCAGAATGATAATATCCTTGATACCCAAGACACTTCATGCTCTCTGACCCAAACTTATAATAATGC
It encodes the following:
- the LOC139374263 gene encoding solute carrier family 35 member F4-like, with product MISTEGAEGGGDQPCFRLEPLNAHLSGKAGETHLLYGDTDATSKVTANGVQDIEDRILRITGYYGYYPGYSSHRREEGSESRADTPGSEASGEGTSYQTCANTVLKVLGGLLLVLCVSSSWVGTTQLVQLTFKSFSCPFFVSWFSTNWNILLFPLYYGGHVVTTRDKQTPIQKFRECSRLFGEDGMTLKLFLKRTAPFSILWTLTNYLYLLALRKLTATDVSALYCCHKAFVFLLSWIVLKDRFMGVRIVAAIMAITGIVMMAYADGFHGDSIIGVALAVGSASTSALYKVLFKMFLGSASLGEVAHFLSTMGVFNLIFISFIPLILYFTKVEHWGSLSSLPWGYLCGLAGLWLVFNILVNVGVVLTYPILISIGTLLSVPGNAAVDVLKHEVIFSVVRLAATCIICLGFLLLLLPEEWDSVTLRFLAAFADKKSEEHGEELTESSIHTRSRSRANGTVSIPMA